GTCAAGTCAGACCGGCGCCCAGGAACTTTGCCAAAAAGGCCTCGGCTTCCGGGGGTACGGAAGTGAAATGGACCAGGAAGGCAGGGGGGGATGTGGAGAGGTGAGCCACCACTTTGCCGTAAAGGTCATCGGAGATTTCGTGGTCGTCGGGGTCGTATAGGGAAATCCGCAGGTTCGCCAGTGGGGAGGGCAGGATCTCAGAGTGAATTTCGACCATATTATGGGCTATTTTGGTGATGGTGCCCCCATGCCCCAGCTCTCCGGTATGTTTCCAATCCACCACGGTAAACTGGACGCGGAGCCCGTGCTTGAGTTCTATCCACGTAATCTCTTTTTTCGGAGGCAGAAAGAGTTGAAAATCTCCGCCGATACCTCCCACTTCATGGATGGTCAGCGGTTTTTTCACCCCTTTGAGCATAACCTGCATGGCGGTGTCTATCCGACAGATATCGCCACATTCGTCTAAGGTGCTTTCTGAAATGAAGATTTGGCCGCCCACCGTATAGGATTCAATGCGGGCCGTGAGGTTGACCGCGCGGCCGACCACGGCATACTTGATTCTCTTCTTAGAGCCGATGTTGCCTATCACCACTTCGCCGGTGTTGATGCCGATACCTAAAGCTACTTCGGGGTACCCGGACTGGCGATTCCGTGCATTGACCGTGGTCATGGCCAATTGCATTTCCACGGCGCACGCCACGGCTCGTCGCGGGTCGTCGGGGCGCAGGATAGGAGCTCCAAAGATCACCAGGATGCCGTCGCCGATGAATTCGTCGATGGTGCCCTGGTACTTCTGGATGATTTCCGTCATGGTCTCCAGATAGATATTGATCATCGCCATCACATCCTCAGCGGGCAGACGCTCACTTATGGAGGTGAAGCCGCGCAGATCGGCCATGAGAATCGTAGCACGCCTTTTTTCACCCGCTATTTTCAGTCCACCTTCCTTTAGAATCGTGTCGACGATTTCATCCGAGAGGTAGCTGCCAAAGGTCTGGCGAATAAACCGGTTGCGCAGTTCCAGGGCTGTGTTGAGTTCATGCAATTGTCGCTGTTGCTCTATCTTTAGATCCCGCAGCCGCTTTTTTTCCAGACAGGCCTGCACCCGGGCTCTCAGCAGCACCGGGTTGAAGGGCTTGCGCAAATAGTCTTCCGCTCCCAGTTCAATGCAGCGGACCGCGCTGTCTATTTCGTCCAAGGCGGAAATCATGATGACCGGCAGGTCCCGCCAGGTTTCGGAATGCTTCAGGTTTTGGAGCACCTGGTAACCGTTCAGTTCCGGCATCATAATATCAAGGAGCACCAGGTCGAAAGCGCCGGTGGCGATCATCTCCAGGGCCAGGCGGCCATTGTGCGCCACCCGCACCGTATGGCCTTGACGCTCCAGATAACGGGACAGCAGGTCACGGTTTATTTCATTATCATCCACCACCAGTATAGAGCCGGGTTCTCTGCCGGCAACGGCATCACTTTCCTGAGCCAATTTCCTCAAGCTGCGCATTACGCTGTCAATCAGAGGAGACTGGTCTGAGGCCTCCGGGGTTACAGTCTTAAGACCCGCATCGAGCTTGGAAAAATCAATGATATTGTTGATTCGCGCCAGGAAGAGCTTCCCGGCGTCGTGGATTTTCTGGAGGTCGGCGGTAATTTTTTCTCGCCCTTGTTCCGCGGC
This Desulfobaccales bacterium DNA region includes the following protein-coding sequences:
- a CDS encoding adenylate/guanylate cyclase domain-containing protein yields the protein MFTTESEPRQTETQATSPAVQSASGPEADGGRTPQALWAHLRHELRTPLNAIIGYSELLLGDADDLGLAAYVSDLNQILSAGQQLLEIINVLLDANKLASDDVSFNLESLIANLDYQVRTPLNGIIGYSEILLENAAEQGREKITADLQKIHDAGKLFLARINNIIDFSKLDAGLKTVTPEASDQSPLIDSVMRSLRKLAQESDAVAGREPGSILVVDDNEINRDLLSRYLERQGHTVRVAHNGRLALEMIATGAFDLVLLDIMMPELNGYQVLQNLKHSETWRDLPVIMISALDEIDSAVRCIELGAEDYLRKPFNPVLLRARVQACLEKKRLRDLKIEQQRQLHELNTALELRNRFIRQTFGSYLSDEIVDTILKEGGLKIAGEKRRATILMADLRGFTSISERLPAEDVMAMINIYLETMTEIIQKYQGTIDEFIGDGILVIFGAPILRPDDPRRAVACAVEMQLAMTTVNARNRQSGYPEVALGIGINTGEVVIGNIGSKKRIKYAVVGRAVNLTARIESYTVGGQIFISESTLDECGDICRIDTAMQVMLKGVKKPLTIHEVGGIGGDFQLFLPPKKEITWIELKHGLRVQFTVVDWKHTGELGHGGTITKIAHNMVEIHSEILPSPLANLRISLYDPDDHEISDDLYGKVVAHLSTSPPAFLVHFTSVPPEAEAFLAKFLGAGLT